tttatatattctgcagTAATTATACAAAATCAAGATGGTTGTCTGTATTCTTTACAcaaaaggagacacaggtttcagaAAGGTAGGACACAAAATAATTCTCTCATTCTTCCCTCACAATTTACCGGTTATATCATCACTTTTAAGAGCAGCCTATTTTAATGATAGAAAATATGTGCCCGGTCATAGAATATAACGGATAGGCTTCATTTTAAAACGTTAGCAAAACTGTTATACTAAATCTCAGtgacagaaaataaaggaaaatatcttttcttcaatcatatttttaaaacatattgtgATCTTAATCAACACTGTATTAAACGGAATGAAATTTACAATGTCTAAAGTAAACGTTCTATTTCTCAAACAATTTGATGATCACAAGTACAAAATACAGTGCCCCCTCCCCATTATATTCAACTCATGACCCAAATGATCTACCTCTTGAGGAGTACCTTTGAAGCTGTTTTTAACCTCCCTCATGGGTGTGCTGCATATTTCCCTAAGGGGCAGAATAACCTCTCGCACCTGAATTGAGGATAGCCTCAACTTCTGCATCATCATCAGAATCCCAATCGTAATTACATGGCCAGTCCTTGGAGCATCGGTTACGCACCCTTGCCACAAAGTGCATGACTTTCAGCTTGCTTGATTCCACGTGTGCTCTAGGTCCCCAGAAGAACTCGTACTCCACGGGGCTGCTACGGGGCACCGGCTTATAAATCAGGTACCCTCTGCGCACAAACTCTTCTGTAACGACCTTCTTTGGATCTCCAAAGATGCTGTGCTGCTGGCCAGGCTGCATCCCCAACTTTCCTAGCACTTTCCAGACCAGGGCCTCCTTCGCGCTGTTGCCCATGATGAAGATGAGGGCTAATATAGACATCAGGAGACTTTTCTTGGTGCCTTGAAAGTTGCTCCGGGCTACCGAGGGCTTCTGCGCTTGAGCAGTGCTCAAGGATTCCTCAGGAGTAGTGGAGGTCTCCTCTGGAGTGCTTGGGTCTTCCTCTGGGCAGTTCAGGTCTTCCTCCGGGGTGCTCGAGCCCACAGAGGCGGCCATCGGGGTCTCAGAGGTTTCTGAGGCCTGAATCTTACGACTGTTGCGGTTCTCCTCTGCGGCCCTTGCGTTACGGCGACGCCGGCTCTTTCGTCCCCGTGGCATGTCTTCTACTAAGGGCACGGAGTCTATAGCAATCCTAGAGTAAGATGCCTGCAGAAAGCAGCTATCTTTACTTTAAAGGGGGGCCGCCGCTGAAGCCACCAACATCAGTAGAGTCTTTGTAACAACAAGCGAGATGTTCTCAGCAAACAAACTAACACCCACGTAAGCCGACTTGCCGGAGCAACCGCCCCCAGCGCTCGCCCCGGCAGCAAAGCACGAGAATGCAAAGCTGAATTGACTCCACCTAACCTGCCACGCAATCTCCAAACTCGAAAAGGAAGTGGGCGGTTCGTTCAGGCAGACTTCCGCTGTCAGATAGAAGAACGGACAAGTCAAGGCAGGGGTGGGACTAAGGCAGAAAAGATGATTTGGGATTGGTGAGGGCTGGGGTATGCAACAAGAAGTAAATAGATTAGcgttctttcatttttcagtcttgTACGAGATTGGTTGGCAGGTCTTGGGAAAGAGTGTGTATCTACTCCATTTTTAGGCTGAGGGTGTATATGAGACAGTGTGGTAGGCGCATGAGTGTATTCTTGCAAGGAATCAGCTAGTCCCAGCTCTCCTTCCCTGTCTTGGAAAGTGTCTATAATTCCAGGTGCAGAGCCTTTATAGTGTTATATATTCATGAGATTATTAAGCAGGGCACTGACAGAGTCAGACTTGCATTTGTACAGCCACAAAGGAGCAGACGATTGTCTGGCAGGTCATTTAGGAAGTATTTAGAGTAAGAAGTAAGAGAGAATGAAAGTGAGCCTTaaggtggttgccaaggggatggaaagacagaaagacattttaaaggtGCTCTTTGACAGGCTTTAGAGACTAATTGGATGA
This genomic interval from Bos indicus x Bos taurus breed Angus x Brahman F1 hybrid chromosome X, Bos_hybrid_MaternalHap_v2.0, whole genome shotgun sequence contains the following:
- the MAGEH1 gene encoding melanoma-associated antigen H1; this encodes MPRGRKSRRRRNARAAEENRNSRKIQASETSETPMAASVGSSTPEEDLNCPEEDPSTPEETSTTPEESLSTAQAQKPSVARSNFQGTKKSLLMSILALIFIMGNSAKEALVWKVLGKLGMQPGQQHSIFGDPKKVVTEEFVRRGYLIYKPVPRSSPVEYEFFWGPRAHVESSKLKVMHFVARVRNRCSKDWPCNYDWDSDDDAEVEAILNSGARGYSAP